Proteins from one Cryptomeria japonica chromosome 4, Sugi_1.0, whole genome shotgun sequence genomic window:
- the LOC131027276 gene encoding GRAS family protein RAM1-like gives MTVSNNGIPVSISDYPFKSLLCESDGSERDQYLIMAMDDNFALPHHEMLPFGEELTSHNLFQIFPFEEEQIKDYEAECSLTVDDIFLPEEQFRNEILPNKDILLSEQIPNSPPVEGLELVQLLLDCGRMIGNGNYDQAALLVSKCRNLSCQLGNPTQRLAYYISGALQDRIQRQSLGMLHSAAKPVQDFAFNIDNEIEQYEFCSLVAYYTRVMPYNKLLQFTSVQAIIDTVGNARKIHVIDLGMRSGSHWTILMEFLAHRVVSSSFGALELLRITAVGMNGKDLRKSGRRLHELAKSLAIPFLYSIVEIPNIEEIKEGLFTIRSGEALAVYSSIILRSLLYDPVLLDNLLSVIKKLRPRIMVNVEVEAQHNSPSFVNRFSEVLFYYMAYFDLVDVTMTDRNDIKRLKHEELFNGSQIRSMIVYEGKERSVRHVRTDVWRCLFEQAGFRVKSFSFQAMYQARLLLGEYASGEYYTLEPNGHAIIVKWKGAPLFSLSAWSGIK, from the coding sequence ATGACTGTATCTAACAATGGAATTCCCGTATCCATATCGGATTATCCATTCAAGTCGTTACTCTGCGAGTCAGATGGTTCTGAGCGTGATCAATATCTGATCATGGCCATGGACGACAACTTTGCTCTGCCCCACCATGAAATGCTTCCTTTCGGGGAGGAGCTCACGAGCCATAATTTATTTCAAATCTTCCCTTTCGAAGAGGAGCAAATAAAAGATTATGAAGCAGAGTGTTCGCTGACTGTGGATGATATTTTCTTACCTGAAGAACAATTTCGTAATGAGATCCTTCCAAATAAGGATATCTTGTTGTCTGAACAAATCCCGAATTCACCGCCAGTGGAGGGGCTTGAATTGGTTCAACTTCTCTTAGACTGTGGACGAATGATAGGCAACGGGAACTATGATCAAGCTGCTCTGCTGGTGAGCAAATGCAGGAATTTGTCTTGTCAGTTGGGGAATCCTACACAAAGGCTTGCCTATTATATCTCCGGCGCCCTGCAGGATAGAATCCAACGCCAGAGTCTCGGCATGTTACATAGCGCAGCTAAACCAGTCCAAGATTTTGCTTTCAATATTGACAATGAAATTGAACAATATGAATTTTGTAGTCTGGTTGCTTACTATACTAGAGTTATGCCCTATAACAAACTGCTGCAGTTCACGTCTGTGCAGGCAATCATCGACACAGTGGGGAATGCAAGGAAAATTCATGTAATTGATCTCGGGATGCGTAGTGGGTCGCATTGGACAATATTGATGGAGTTTCTTGCACACAGAGTTGTTTCTTCTTCTTTCGGTGCGCTTGAACTTCTCAGGATAACGGCAGTTGGGATGAATGGCAAAGACCTTAGAAAAAGCGGAAGAAGACTTCATGAGCTCGCTAAATCTTTGGCGATTCCTTTTTTGTACAGTATCGTGGAGATCCCAAACATAGAGGAGATTAAGGAAGGTTTATTCACCATTAGATCTGGTGAGGCGTTGGCAGTCTACTCTTCAATTATTCTGAGAAGTTTGTTATATGACCCGGTCCTTCTCGACAATCTCTTAAGCGTTATCAAGAAACTAAGGCCTCGGATAATGGTGAATGTTGAAGTAGAAGCGCAGCATAATTCTCCGTCTTTTGTGAATAGATTCAGCGAGGTGCTTTTCTATTACATGGCATATTTTGATCTGGTGGATGTCACCATGACAGACAGAAATGATATTAAGAGGCTGAAGCATGAAGAATTATTCAATGGAAGTCAGATTAGGAGTATGATAGTCTATGAGGGGAAGGAGAGGAGTGTTAGGCATGTTAGAACTGACGTGTGGAGGTGTTTGTTCGAACAAGCAGGGTTCAGGGTAAAGAGCTTCAGCTTTCAAGCAATGTATCAGGCTAGGTTGTTATTAGGAGAATATGCTTCGGGAGAATATTATACTCTGGAGCCCAATGGACATGCCATAATTGTAAAGTGGAAAGGGGCACCACTGTTTTCACTCTCGGCATGGAGTGGTATCAAATAA